In the Pyrolobus fumarii 1A genome, one interval contains:
- the rdgB gene encoding RdgB/HAM1 family non-canonical purine NTP pyrophosphatase has protein sequence MRLRLYFVTSNWGKFEEARMVMKECGVELVMEPRVPKVEVQSLDVSEVARWAAYTAYLATGRPVVVEDTGLYIDALGGFPGAMAAHVYKTIGVEGILKLMENVENRRARFVTSVVAVIPPHIVEARGTVEGVITRESRGSGGFGFDPIFQPLGADKTFAEMSIEEKNRYSHRARAFRALCEQLKRLGLV, from the coding sequence ATGAGACTCCGCCTCTACTTCGTTACCAGCAACTGGGGTAAGTTCGAAGAAGCCAGAATGGTGATGAAGGAGTGTGGAGTAGAGCTTGTGATGGAGCCTCGTGTGCCTAAGGTGGAGGTTCAATCCCTAGACGTCTCAGAGGTGGCGCGGTGGGCGGCGTACACCGCGTACTTGGCAACGGGCCGCCCGGTAGTAGTGGAAGACACGGGATTGTACATTGACGCTCTTGGAGGGTTTCCCGGTGCAATGGCAGCCCACGTCTACAAGACCATAGGCGTTGAGGGGATACTGAAGCTAATGGAGAACGTGGAGAATAGGAGAGCGAGATTCGTCACTAGCGTTGTAGCGGTTATACCACCTCACATAGTCGAAGCCAGGGGTACCGTAGAGGGTGTCATTACTAGAGAGTCTAGGGGAAGCGGAGGCTTCGGTTTCGACCCTATCTTCCAGCCTCTAGGCGCTGACAAGACATTCGCGGAGATGAGTATCGAGGAGAAGAACCGGTATAGTCACAGGGCGAGGGCTTTTCGTGCACTTTGCGAGCAGCTCAAAAGGCTGGGGCTAGTCTAG
- the hypE gene encoding hydrogenase expression/formation protein HypE, producing the protein MTRVSYRPLLSTKVTLAHGSGGRETEDIVLNLIVNLVPESLRSVPGGVGLEALDDGAAIPVPGGYMVFTVDSYTVNPPFFPGGNIGSLAASGTINDLLMMGARPVAALDAIVVEEGFEVSKLREITESLIKTLAENNVALIGGDFKVLPKGQLDKIVVTVAGIGFAKKLILDSNIKPGDKIIVTGPIAEHGALILALQQNLEPKDLVSDAKPLTDLMLPLIEEYGDYIHAARDPTRGGLAMALNDWAEATGTVIVIDEEKIPIREPVRAYTEMLGVDPLTLASEGVALLAVDASKAEEVLQRIHELGYKEARIIGEVKKAERHKGIVLLKSVTGGVRILEPPSGEIVPRIC; encoded by the coding sequence ATGACGCGAGTGTCGTACCGTCCGCTTCTCTCGACTAAAGTGACGCTGGCACATGGTAGTGGCGGTAGAGAGACTGAGGACATAGTGCTTAACCTTATCGTTAACCTTGTGCCAGAGAGTCTCCGCAGCGTACCCGGAGGCGTAGGCCTAGAGGCTCTTGACGATGGAGCTGCTATCCCGGTGCCCGGCGGCTACATGGTGTTCACGGTTGACTCGTATACCGTGAATCCGCCATTCTTCCCTGGGGGTAACATTGGAAGCCTCGCCGCTAGCGGCACGATAAACGACCTGTTGATGATGGGGGCTAGGCCGGTAGCAGCGCTAGACGCCATTGTGGTTGAGGAGGGTTTCGAGGTTTCGAAGCTACGCGAGATAACAGAGTCCCTCATAAAGACGCTAGCAGAGAATAACGTGGCACTCATTGGTGGCGATTTCAAGGTTCTCCCTAAGGGCCAGCTAGACAAGATTGTCGTTACTGTTGCTGGTATAGGCTTCGCTAAGAAGCTGATACTGGATTCCAATATCAAGCCAGGCGATAAGATAATCGTGACCGGCCCTATAGCCGAGCACGGCGCTCTCATACTAGCTCTACAGCAGAATCTAGAACCCAAAGACCTAGTTAGCGATGCTAAGCCATTGACAGACCTAATGCTACCTCTCATCGAAGAATACGGCGACTATATCCACGCTGCACGCGATCCGACGAGAGGAGGACTAGCAATGGCCCTTAACGACTGGGCGGAGGCCACGGGCACCGTGATAGTTATCGATGAGGAGAAGATCCCGATACGCGAGCCTGTCAGAGCCTACACGGAGATGCTAGGTGTGGATCCCCTGACGCTTGCCTCTGAGGGCGTAGCCCTACTTGCAGTCGATGCTTCGAAAGCAGAGGAAGTGTTGCAAAGAATACACGAGCTGGGGTACAAGGAGGCTAGGATAATAGGAGAGGTGAAGAAGGCTGAACGTCACAAGGGCATCGTGCTGTTGAAGAGTGTGACGGGAGGCGTGAGAATTCTAGAGCCACCCAGCGGCGAGATAGTGCCTCGCATATGTTGA
- a CDS encoding FecCD family ABC transporter permease encodes MSICSKWVIPLLFSLLLVVALASLSLGASGYTILDFVNGRAPKVIIELRLTRLLAAVSAGIVLASSGILLQYALRNPLADPYLLGVSPAAFLAVSVYALLAPTLSTFYTLITPVAIAGGLAGLLLTLIISRLGETSHSVILAGIAVATSLSGLSFAIDYIASTKFGWSPSHALFGGFAGVPPAHVYILAFIAAASCITALVLAAHVESLLYGDDASMLSGVEPRRARIAALVAAGVTVAAITGYTGVIGFVGLIAPNAARRVLQCVEARLVAVTSMLLGAAITTSADLAARLIGNVAGLGEIPAGALIAIFGGFTLAMLVARSG; translated from the coding sequence TTGAGCATATGCAGCAAGTGGGTTATTCCACTCCTCTTTTCACTCCTGCTTGTAGTCGCACTCGCCTCCCTTTCTCTAGGAGCCAGTGGGTACACAATCCTAGACTTTGTGAACGGTCGTGCACCAAAGGTCATCATAGAGTTGAGGCTAACGAGGCTCCTAGCAGCAGTCTCGGCTGGCATAGTGCTAGCGAGCTCGGGCATCCTGCTACAATACGCGCTTCGAAACCCTCTGGCAGACCCATACCTTCTAGGAGTAAGCCCTGCCGCCTTCCTAGCGGTATCTGTCTACGCCCTCCTCGCTCCCACCCTCTCAACCTTCTACACGCTCATAACCCCCGTGGCGATTGCCGGCGGCTTAGCAGGGCTCTTGCTTACATTGATAATCTCGAGGCTAGGCGAGACCAGCCATAGCGTTATCCTGGCTGGAATTGCAGTGGCTACGTCACTCTCGGGCCTCTCTTTCGCCATAGACTATATCGCGAGTACCAAGTTTGGATGGAGTCCGTCGCACGCTCTCTTTGGTGGTTTCGCAGGGGTGCCACCAGCACATGTGTATATACTCGCCTTTATCGCCGCAGCCTCGTGCATCACTGCTCTCGTGCTGGCTGCCCACGTAGAGTCGCTGTTGTATGGTGATGATGCTTCAATGCTTAGCGGTGTTGAGCCACGCCGAGCAAGGATAGCGGCGCTGGTGGCTGCAGGCGTAACCGTGGCAGCGATAACGGGGTACACGGGGGTCATAGGGTTCGTCGGCCTCATAGCGCCAAACGCTGCTAGGAGAGTATTGCAGTGCGTTGAGGCTAGGCTTGTAGCGGTCACCTCGATGCTACTCGGTGCTGCAATCACAACATCGGCTGACTTAGCGGCACGGTTGATAGGAAATGTCGCCGGGCTTGGCGAGATACCGGCTGGTGCACTGATAGCGATATTCGGGGGCTTCACGCTCGCCATGCTTGTAGCGCGGAGCGGCTAG
- a CDS encoding Zn-ribbon domain-containing OB-fold protein produces the protein MKPLITPAKVWRLKESHYRLVGGKCTSCGFTFFPKSPRCPRCGSRSVEPYTLPREAVVESYTLVYQVPEYMRDQAPLSFALLRLTDGTRIAAALTEVDASSLRSGVKVEAVFRRVLVDGQYGVIAYGTKWRPQRLQKG, from the coding sequence TTGAAGCCCCTCATTACCCCCGCAAAGGTATGGAGGCTCAAGGAGAGCCACTATAGACTCGTGGGCGGAAAGTGCACCAGCTGCGGCTTCACATTCTTCCCAAAGTCTCCCAGGTGTCCGCGCTGCGGCTCTAGGAGCGTCGAGCCGTACACGCTGCCACGCGAGGCTGTAGTCGAGTCGTACACGCTCGTATACCAGGTACCAGAGTACATGAGAGACCAAGCTCCGCTTTCCTTCGCACTCCTAAGGCTAACTGATGGCACTCGTATAGCTGCTGCACTAACAGAGGTAGACGCCTCGAGCCTTAGGAGTGGGGTGAAGGTTGAAGCCGTGTTCCGGAGGGTACTCGTCGATGGCCAGTACGGCGTGATAGCGTATGGCACCAAGTGGAGGCCACAAAGGCTCCAGAAGGGGTAG
- the hypB gene encoding hydrogenase nickel incorporation protein HypB, whose amino-acid sequence MSIILAEKSIREENLRLANELAAFLRAKGIRAFEFLGSPGSGKTSVIECLIKSMLGDGLDPHSIAYIGGDVATRRDTERVERLGVQAVQINTGGICHLEVPHIKKALGHIDLDKIRILLIENVGNLICPFYFPLGAEKRVLIVSVAEGDDKFVKHPVSTRLADVIVINKIDLADAVGADVSFMEKTARELNPRAPIIRMVAKSCEGVEELRKALGL is encoded by the coding sequence TTGTCTATAATACTCGCAGAGAAGTCCATCCGAGAGGAGAATCTCCGGCTAGCTAACGAGCTTGCTGCGTTTCTACGCGCCAAGGGGATACGTGCCTTTGAGTTTCTGGGTAGCCCTGGTTCCGGCAAGACTAGCGTCATCGAGTGCCTCATTAAGAGCATGTTGGGAGACGGCCTTGATCCTCATAGCATAGCCTACATTGGCGGTGATGTCGCAACTAGAAGAGACACAGAGCGCGTAGAGAGGCTTGGAGTGCAAGCTGTGCAGATAAACACTGGTGGTATATGCCACCTCGAGGTACCGCATATCAAGAAGGCGTTGGGGCACATCGACCTTGACAAGATACGTATACTGCTGATAGAGAATGTTGGCAACCTGATATGCCCGTTCTACTTCCCGCTTGGCGCCGAGAAGAGAGTGCTTATCGTAAGCGTGGCGGAGGGTGACGACAAGTTTGTGAAGCATCCGGTGTCTACGAGGCTGGCTGACGTCATAGTGATCAATAAGATCGACTTGGCGGATGCTGTTGGAGCTGACGTCTCGTTCATGGAAAAGACAGCCAGGGAGTTGAACCCACGCGCTCCCATCATTCGCATGGTTGCTAAGAGTTGCGAAGGTGTAGAGGAGTTGAGGAAGGCACTTGGCCTTTAA
- a CDS encoding DEAD/DEAH box helicase family protein, protein MAGLRVSLREYQREAVEWAVNRDGAVVVMPTGAGKTLVAAGWIAARLSRGECRKVLVLEPTRILVAQVRGMLSRVLENVTVREARGPISRAERIGVYRSARVVVATPEAALEDIDVIVREGFDCIVVDECHHTVGRDASVKVLERGGFRKRLGLSAYIPRSRRSIIERLIGEIREWHWSDPRIAPYVPPWIGEVYETPLNEAEQRILYELEKLASRLTGRDRALARLAQRWLVRDGALALVDSLRKPTRMAEILSSIEDLLRDPRVRPAHKLEWLLRVLEDHDNPKTIVFIDRVVVAEYVASRLEAKGFRVVKILGRGRVDVARALEEARRPETRVIVSTSAGEEGVDLPEAEMLVVWSNVASPVRFIQRHGRVRRAVGRQGPPRVVVYLVTPDSPDMDAFVESLEYALEAGVDLPVDPGLLDKLRERTIAAKILAVLTQEPMTSDWIAEVTGLARDRVERELRRLCKRGDVIYVHTGIGRVYAAGPAVHLLGEKLPAYTAGDVEAEATIVYDSISGGEGRRKARSWRDALKRLERLLPIRSLRISIEYPLPTGAYKLVNLNYTCLIDTVEKLEIILRNAFSRATLEAR, encoded by the coding sequence GTGGCTGGTCTCAGGGTGTCTCTCCGCGAGTATCAACGAGAGGCTGTCGAGTGGGCGGTGAATCGTGACGGAGCTGTTGTTGTGATGCCGACGGGTGCCGGCAAAACCCTCGTCGCTGCCGGGTGGATCGCGGCTAGGTTGTCACGCGGCGAGTGTAGGAAGGTCCTGGTCCTGGAGCCTACAAGGATACTCGTAGCGCAAGTGCGGGGTATGTTGAGTCGCGTGCTCGAGAACGTTACTGTGCGTGAGGCTAGAGGCCCGATAAGCCGTGCAGAGAGGATCGGTGTATACCGCTCGGCTAGAGTTGTCGTCGCGACGCCCGAAGCGGCGCTGGAGGATATCGACGTGATAGTAAGGGAGGGCTTTGACTGCATAGTAGTAGACGAGTGTCATCATACCGTTGGTCGTGACGCGTCGGTTAAGGTGCTTGAGCGTGGGGGTTTCCGCAAGAGGCTGGGCCTATCAGCATACATTCCGAGATCCAGGAGGAGCATAATAGAGAGGCTTATTGGTGAGATACGGGAGTGGCATTGGAGTGACCCCCGGATAGCGCCCTACGTGCCACCCTGGATAGGGGAGGTTTACGAGACGCCTCTAAACGAGGCGGAGCAGCGTATACTCTACGAGCTAGAGAAGTTGGCATCCAGGCTAACCGGCAGGGACCGTGCCCTTGCCAGGCTGGCTCAAAGGTGGCTGGTACGGGATGGGGCACTCGCCCTCGTCGATAGTCTTCGGAAGCCAACTAGGATGGCTGAAATACTCTCAAGCATAGAGGATCTACTTCGCGATCCTCGTGTTAGACCAGCGCATAAACTGGAATGGCTGCTCCGGGTACTGGAGGATCACGACAATCCGAAAACCATAGTCTTCATTGACCGTGTCGTTGTCGCTGAGTACGTGGCTTCTAGGCTCGAGGCGAAGGGCTTCCGTGTCGTTAAGATACTTGGGCGTGGGCGCGTTGATGTCGCGAGAGCGCTGGAGGAGGCGCGGCGCCCCGAGACGCGTGTAATAGTGTCAACCAGCGCTGGCGAAGAGGGAGTGGATCTCCCGGAAGCCGAGATGCTGGTCGTGTGGAGCAACGTGGCGAGCCCGGTGCGCTTCATACAGAGGCATGGACGCGTCCGGAGAGCCGTGGGTCGTCAGGGACCACCGCGTGTCGTCGTTTACCTTGTGACGCCTGACTCTCCGGATATGGACGCGTTTGTGGAGAGCCTAGAGTATGCTCTCGAGGCGGGTGTAGACCTTCCCGTAGACCCCGGCCTATTGGATAAGTTGCGCGAGCGCACCATAGCAGCCAAGATACTAGCGGTGTTGACACAAGAGCCTATGACGAGTGACTGGATTGCTGAGGTTACCGGGCTGGCAAGGGATCGTGTAGAGCGCGAGCTAAGGAGGCTGTGCAAGCGTGGCGACGTGATATACGTGCACACGGGGATTGGGAGGGTGTATGCGGCAGGGCCGGCTGTGCACCTCCTCGGGGAGAAGCTACCAGCCTATACGGCGGGTGACGTGGAGGCAGAAGCAACCATAGTGTATGATAGCATCTCGGGTGGCGAGGGGCGCAGGAAAGCGAGGAGCTGGAGAGACGCTTTGAAACGTCTAGAGAGACTACTCCCCATACGCTCATTGAGAATTAGTATAGAGTACCCTCTGCCCACCGGCGCCTACAAGCTAGTCAACCTAAACTACACGTGCCTCATAGACACGGTAGAGAAGCTTGAGATTATACTCCGCAATGCCTTCAGTAGAGCAACGCTAGAGGCTAGATAG
- a CDS encoding pyridoxal-phosphate-dependent aminotransferase family protein produces MTMVLLTPGPVEIHERVLKALSEGIASHRSETYRNWHCEAVERLKRISGLRDGSVYLIPGSGTTAVDAMIYSVLAPGEKVLAYIVGEFGRRAVNTMKARGLNVRLLEEPWGKAIRIERLKEALEEDSYDAVFIVHNETSTGVANRTLREAAELVHKHGAILLVDSVSGFAGERLYMDDWGVDVVATATQKCLAAPPGLGIVMVKSDVVERIEKVSKESPPPPSINLSLYEKFLAKCETPFTPPVNVVRALVEALRLIEEEGGIEARYREQEMRASRFYSVIDAAGLDTLAEKSARSYTVAAVRLPEGVRAPEVKKRMAELGFEIAGGMGEYREKVVRVGLMGAINADIVEAAARSLVEIIQELSRG; encoded by the coding sequence ATGACTATGGTGCTTCTTACACCCGGCCCCGTCGAGATACACGAGAGGGTGCTGAAGGCCCTATCCGAGGGCATAGCGAGCCACCGTAGCGAAACCTACCGCAACTGGCACTGCGAGGCCGTCGAGAGGCTAAAGAGGATATCTGGTCTTAGAGATGGCAGCGTATACTTGATACCCGGATCCGGGACGACAGCCGTCGACGCGATGATATATAGCGTGTTGGCGCCTGGCGAGAAGGTACTTGCGTATATCGTTGGCGAGTTTGGCAGGAGAGCCGTCAATACGATGAAAGCTCGTGGTCTCAACGTCCGTCTGCTTGAGGAGCCTTGGGGCAAGGCGATAAGGATAGAAAGGCTCAAAGAGGCACTCGAGGAGGACAGCTATGACGCCGTGTTTATAGTTCACAACGAGACGAGCACTGGAGTTGCTAACCGTACGCTACGCGAGGCCGCCGAGCTGGTCCACAAGCATGGAGCTATACTTCTCGTAGACTCTGTGTCCGGTTTTGCCGGCGAGAGGCTATACATGGACGACTGGGGCGTTGATGTGGTCGCTACGGCTACACAGAAGTGTCTTGCAGCGCCACCAGGCTTGGGCATAGTGATGGTCAAGAGCGATGTAGTCGAGCGTATCGAGAAGGTGAGTAAAGAGAGCCCGCCACCACCATCCATAAACCTCTCGCTCTATGAGAAGTTCCTGGCAAAGTGCGAGACTCCATTCACGCCGCCCGTCAACGTAGTCAGAGCCTTGGTTGAGGCGCTACGCTTGATAGAAGAGGAGGGTGGTATTGAGGCACGGTACCGCGAGCAAGAGATGAGAGCATCACGCTTCTATTCTGTGATTGATGCAGCCGGGCTGGATACGCTTGCAGAGAAGAGCGCGCGTAGCTACACTGTGGCTGCCGTTAGGCTACCCGAGGGCGTTAGAGCGCCAGAAGTCAAGAAGAGGATGGCGGAGCTAGGATTCGAGATTGCAGGTGGAATGGGCGAGTATCGCGAGAAGGTCGTGCGCGTGGGGTTAATGGGTGCCATCAACGCTGATATAGTCGAGGCTGCTGCACGTAGCCTTGTCGAGATTATACAAGAGCTTTCTAGAGGGTGA